ATTGTAGCTTACTTTTTCGGTAAAGAGATTTGGGATTCCGGCGCCGGGATCGTCGCCGCGGCGTTGATCGCGATTTGTCCGGGTTACATTTCGCGGTCGGTAGCCGGATCTTATGATAACGAAGGAGTTGCGATTTTCGCTTTGGTGTTAACTTTTTATCTGTTTGTTAAAGCGGTTAATACCGGATCGTTGTCGTGGTCGTTGGCATCGGCGTTCGGTTATTTCTATATGGTTTCGGCGTGGGGtggttatgtttttattatcaatttGGTGCCACTTTATGTGTTGGTGTTGTTGGTAACTGGGAGATACTCATTGAGACTTTATGTTGCTTATAATTGTATGTATGTTTTGGGAATGTTGCTTGCTATGCAGATTAGGTTTGTTGGGTTTCAACATGTTCAGTCTGGTGAACATATGGCTTCTATGGGTGTCTTTTTCTTGCTTCAGGTTTACTTCCTCTTActgcattgcattttcttttttgtttatgtttcttcttATTTAAGgtgattttattttactttgttTAATGATGTAACAACTTAATTACAAGTTTGTTTGTGTGAGATGCTATCACTATAGTCCCCGAACTTAAACATCAATGGGTGTGTATTTTGTTTGTGAGTTTCTTCGTCCAATGTATCTTTGATTAGGTAGTTTGATGCCTGAATGTGTCTTTAGGAAGTAAGTTAGTATAGTCCATGAAATTACTAACGGAAGTTACACTTGAAGAGGCTTTCGTAATTTCGATTCATTCAAGGACTATAAAGACGTCACTTAACAAATTTAGAAATCAAAATGATTTAGAATATCTGTAATAacaattagttttttaaataataataattttcgtGTGAGTTAAAATTAGCCTCTCCTCTTGCGGGGGGTTAAGGCTGAGGACATCTATCCTCTCTGGTCCCCACCTGATAGTATCCTTGTGCACTGAGCTGCCCTTTTAAAGTTAGTTTatgaaatattgattttttatgacTCCTTTTTTAGAAGCTATCTTGTTTAACTTTTCGGTAAGCACTTTTagattttatgagtttttttcgTGGATGGggaatgataaaattattttaattgacaaGCTTCCATAAGCTTGGAGCTAATTCAAATTTGGATAGTTTCATTGTCTGCTGGTTGAAGTTGAATGGGTTCTTTAAGTATGATGTGTTGGGTTTTATATGTGGATTCATGGAtatgagaaagaaaaataatttttggcaTGGAACCTTGGTTATGATGTCTTTCTCATCTGTTTGGTGGGTATGGTATACCATGGGAAACCATAGAAAGAAAATTctaattatttgtaatttatttagatattgTTTTCCTGTTTTACGTTTGCTTAGGCAGTGCTTTATTTATGTGAACAGATAGATTTTCTTAGATTGGTGCCTATGCCTAGTTTGTTTGCTTTGTGGTATTGGAAGTTTGTTTCTGCtgttgaaaaatattatgatGATGTTGTTTGTTTACCGTGGATGCTGTTGTATCACCGCTTCTCTGTTGATTTGTTTGAGATGAGATTAGCATGCTGGCTCTTTTGGCTCTGACTTGGATTGTTTTTCCAggtgtttttctttttggattgggTAAGGCATTTGCTTGGAGATGCAAAAAAGTTTCAAGCATTTTTGAGGATCACTGTAACTGCTGCAGTTAGTGTTGGTGCCATTGCCTTGGGAGTAGGCATGGCATCTGGTTACATATCACCATGGACTGGAAGGTTTTATTCCTTGCTTGATCCAACATATGCTAAGGATCACATTCCAATTATTGCCTCTGTCTCTGAGCATCAGCCTACTGCTTGGTCATCCTTCATGTTTGATTTCCATATATTGCTGTTCCTTTTCCCTGCTGGGCTCTATTTTTGCTTCAAGCGTTTGTCAGATGCCACAATCTTCATAGTTATGTATGGTCTTACAAGCATGTATTTTGCTGGTGTTATGGTTCGATTAATTCTTGTTGCTACCCCTGCTGTATGCCTCATTAGTGCTATTGCGGTTTCTGCCACTGTAAAGAATTTGACTCGGGTGGTGAGGGCCAAAAGCCAAACCATTCAAAGTGGTTCTGGTAAAGGAAGTAGTGCTTCAAAAGGTTCTTCTAAGGTAAGGATTTTTTAAGTAACTAGTTGAGCAAAAGGCTTGTTCACAATAGTTGCATTCTACTAGTATTTTTGCCTATCCATTATGCCTACTTGCTCCCCTTTTCAGTATTTATAGGAAAGATGAATCAGTTGTTGCTTGATATTTCCAATGATATAAATACTCTCATGGGTATGTGCAGTATGTATGGTAATAGCCATGCTCTTTCATGACAATATTTTTTGACTTCATTAGTTCATCGTTTGTCTACTAGAGTATTAAATATTGCATTGTTTTCATTTCTGCCATAAATGGTTTTCATTTCAATTATAATGTGTATGATTATTTACATGCAGGGTGTAGTTGATAACTCCCAGCCTTTCCAAAAGAATGGTGCTATTGTGTTACTTCTCGGTGCTTTTTATATGCTCAGTAGATATGCTATTCATTGTACTTGGGTCACATCAGAGGCATACTCATCTCCCTCAATTGTCTTGGCTGCAAGGGGTGCCCATGGCCAAAGGGTCATCTTTGATGATTATCGTGAGGCTTACTTTTGGCTTCGCCAGAACACTCCACCAGATGCCAAGGTGATGTCGTGGTGGGATTATGGTTATCAAATCACTGCCATGGGAAACAGAACTGTTATTGTTGACAATAACACCTGGAACAATACACACATAGCAACTGTTGGGCGTGCAATGTCATCTTATGAGGATGAGGCTTATGACATAATGAGATCGCTTGATGTTGACTATGTATTAGTCGTGTTTGGTGGTGTTACCGGTTATTCCTCTGATGATATTAATAAGTAAGCCCATCTTAagtttttatatacatatatatggtGAAATCTTAAGTTATATAGTATTTTACATCATTTTTACTTAATGCATGTTCCCATTTCTTTATAACAAATGCTACATACACACGGACACCCATTGTATTCACAGCTCTACACTACACTTACACAGGTGGTTTCATTTGAGttgttgaatatataaaaattgtaaGTGTTGTCACTGCCATCACCTTAACTTTGAGCCACTTGCAAGAGTTGTATAGGCAGCAAGCATtactttcttttaatttattttattttatttgggaattggtcattttaattttcaaaagtttgtCTATTGTTGTTTAGTCTGTTCTCATCCTTTATTGTGTTTCTTAAAATCTTACCCTGCCCTTTCATGCCTTCTGTGTAAGCCTTCATGTTTCttcaaaaaagtaatttttttatctgcATTGTATCATCAAGTTGTGTAAATTGACGGACTATTTCAGTGTAAACTGGACCAGGAGAATATGGGACTAAAATATTTCTGCCTCGCGGTTTCATAGTTTGTTGTGTCATTGTGGCATGTAAAATTATACTATAGGTTTCTAGCTATTGACTTGTTGGAATAAGTTTGAAGagtgcttttttatttttattttttatgtttctaattttcttattgtaaaatataaaatatacatttattaaATGGATATTTGCATTTTCTCTTTTCCTCcagtttttattgtttattactCATTACTATCATCTGAGTTAGTATTTCGCGAGATTTCTAATCGTTACTGCAAGTATGTAACAtattcctaatttttttaaagatttctATGGATGGTGAGGATTGGTGGCGGAGTTTTTCCTGTAATAAAGGAACCCGATTACCTTGTCAATGGAGAGTATCGTGTAGATAAAGGAGCAGCTCCAAAGATGTTGAACTGTCTTATGTAAGTTTCTTAGCACTATTAATTGGGCCTGgcatttgaattattttgatgTCCCAACAAATTTGTATGCCTACAAGTATACTATTGTGCTTGGAACATAATATAGTGATATAGATTAAATTTATGAAGCACGAATATTGACACGAACACGATACACTAATACCGACAAGGACATCGGACATGACACTGACACATCAACAccggtaataatttgagaaaatgaattaattgaatgtaatcaaagTCTCGGTGTAAGACACCGATACATGTCTGGCAGTGAGACACACTTTCAATCAGAGGTGTTGGTACAGAGGACTAAACtcgattagattaatttatgGAATAACCATTTAAAAAGTTGTACTATGCTACCCTACCTGCAGGACACTGAAGCTTAACTAGTTTTGAATTCCTATATAGTCCTTTCACTTCTCTATAATAGGTCTATAGCTATGGTATTTGAGTTTACCTAGTACTTCTCCAATATGAATCAGAGCCATTGTTT
This region of Cicer arietinum cultivar CDC Frontier isolate Library 1 chromosome 8, Cicar.CDCFrontier_v2.0, whole genome shotgun sequence genomic DNA includes:
- the LOC101489932 gene encoding dolichyl-diphosphooligosaccharide--protein glycosyltransferase subunit STT3B, with translation MAVLTSSSPSPPSMAQDLLNSLPKTLKLKTKQQELLIRVTTLGLIYILAFITRLFSVLRYESMIHEFDPYFNYRTTLYLTENGFSEFWNWFDSESWYPLGRIIGGTLYPGLMLTAAALYKILHFLRFAVHIREVCVLTAPFFASNTTIVAYFFGKEIWDSGAGIVAAALIAICPGYISRSVAGSYDNEGVAIFALVLTFYLFVKAVNTGSLSWSLASAFGYFYMVSAWGGYVFIINLVPLYVLVLLVTGRYSLRLYVAYNCMYVLGMLLAMQIRFVGFQHVQSGEHMASMGVFFLLQVFFFLDWVRHLLGDAKKFQAFLRITVTAAVSVGAIALGVGMASGYISPWTGRFYSLLDPTYAKDHIPIIASVSEHQPTAWSSFMFDFHILLFLFPAGLYFCFKRLSDATIFIVMYGLTSMYFAGVMVRLILVATPAVCLISAIAVSATVKNLTRVVRAKSQTIQSGSGKGSSASKGSSKGVVDNSQPFQKNGAIVLLLGAFYMLSRYAIHCTWVTSEAYSSPSIVLAARGAHGQRVIFDDYREAYFWLRQNTPPDAKVMSWWDYGYQITAMGNRTVIVDNNTWNNTHIATVGRAMSSYEDEAYDIMRSLDVDYVLVVFGGVTGYSSDDINKFLWMVRIGGGVFPVIKEPDYLVNGEYRVDKGAAPKMLNCLMYKLSYYRFGELTTEYGKPPGFDRARGVEIGNKDIKLEYLEEAFTTQNWIVRIYKVKPPKNRW